In Chloroflexota bacterium, the following are encoded in one genomic region:
- a CDS encoding AzlC family ABC transporter permease: MSSSRSEFFAGFKAQLPLMVGVIPFGLIYGALAIQLNVPAPIAQGMSSIIFAGSAQFIGAPLVAAATPGIIIVLTVFVVNLRHALYSASVAPYLKPLHPLWKVALAYLLTDEAYAIAITHYQAEGDGRHKHWFFLGTGLALWLCWQASTAVGIFIGAQVPSNWSLDFALPLTFIAIVIPMLKNRAYGIAALVAGVVGVATIGLQYKLGLMLAAILGITVGMIVEAGRSESE, translated from the coding sequence ATGTCTTCATCACGATCTGAATTTTTCGCGGGGTTCAAGGCGCAACTTCCCTTGATGGTCGGCGTCATTCCATTCGGCTTGATCTATGGCGCGTTGGCAATCCAACTCAATGTGCCCGCGCCGATCGCCCAAGGTATGTCCTCGATCATTTTTGCTGGGTCGGCACAATTCATCGGCGCGCCGTTGGTCGCGGCGGCGACGCCCGGCATCATCATCGTGCTGACCGTGTTCGTCGTCAATTTGCGCCACGCGTTGTACAGCGCATCGGTTGCGCCGTACCTAAAGCCGTTGCATCCGTTGTGGAAAGTCGCCCTCGCGTACTTGCTCACCGACGAAGCGTACGCGATTGCGATCACGCATTACCAAGCCGAGGGCGACGGACGGCACAAACATTGGTTTTTCCTCGGCACTGGATTGGCGCTGTGGTTGTGCTGGCAAGCGAGCACCGCAGTCGGCATTTTCATCGGCGCGCAAGTGCCGAGTAATTGGTCGCTCGATTTCGCACTGCCGCTCACCTTCATCGCGATTGTAATACCGATGCTCAAGAATCGCGCGTACGGGATCGCCGCGTTGGTCGCGGGCGTGGTCGGTGTAGCGACCATCGGTCTACAGTACAAACTCGGATTGATGCTCGCGGCGATCCTGGGTATCACGGTCGGGATGATCGTGGAAGCTGGTCGCTCCGAATCAGAATAG
- a CDS encoding AzlD domain-containing protein, whose translation MELWLIILVAGIVTYATRLSFIAAHGRVDMPVWFTRGLAFVPVVVLSAIILPELLAHGGAFDVSLGNARLLAGILAGLIAWRTKNVWLTIALGMIALFALQAFQ comes from the coding sequence ATGGAACTGTGGCTGATCATTCTTGTCGCGGGAATCGTCACGTACGCGACGCGCCTGTCGTTCATCGCCGCGCACGGACGTGTTGACATGCCGGTGTGGTTTACACGCGGATTGGCGTTTGTGCCGGTCGTCGTTCTCTCCGCGATTATTCTTCCCGAATTGTTGGCACACGGCGGCGCGTTCGATGTATCGCTCGGCAACGCGCGCTTGCTCGCCGGCATTCTTGCCGGCTTGATCGCGTGGCGCACCAAGAATGTGTGGCTGACTATCGCGCTGGGCATGATCGCGTTGTTTGCATTGCAGGCATTCCAGTAG